The proteins below come from a single Faecalibaculum rodentium genomic window:
- a CDS encoding ABC transporter substrate-binding protein, with amino-acid sequence MRTGQVRRSVLGLAVAGLCLSMVMNLCGCTLTGRRTLRLGIYAGSPWQVHESSGYEYIDEAIARFKANHPMVDVVYESGIRINDYTQWLDDAVVMGEVPDVFVMPDEKFGEYASLGVLKNLDPYLRQDDSCSESDFFPAAVQSGKYQYSQYALPYMMNPRLMFVNVSLLKEEGLKVPEESWTPEQFLALCRQLTRDLNHDGTPDQYGVVDYDWLDLAEASGLDLFSDDGHNVDLRGDQVRKVTETYRQLTEFMGSQTEREVLMEAGRVAFAPMSYAEFITYNPWPWKVKKYSGFDWICISLPQAADRTIRYAGNSLVMGMSAGTRDGELAWDLMKEFCVNQTTQTGILEHSQGMCVLQTDKSLLDAFLDDSGLSGDTVRAIMNQEGTRVRFSKYESAREQLADRMEKAAADPEDLDLQLVEIEETIRSYLRS; translated from the coding sequence ATGAGAACCGGTCAGGTCAGAAGAAGTGTCCTGGGGCTGGCTGTAGCCGGATTGTGTCTGTCCATGGTGATGAACCTCTGCGGCTGCACTCTGACAGGACGCCGTACCCTGCGGCTGGGAATCTATGCGGGCAGTCCCTGGCAGGTGCATGAGTCTTCCGGCTATGAGTATATTGACGAAGCCATCGCGCGGTTTAAAGCGAACCATCCGATGGTGGATGTGGTGTATGAATCCGGGATCCGGATAAACGACTACACCCAATGGCTCGATGATGCCGTGGTGATGGGAGAGGTTCCCGATGTCTTTGTCATGCCCGATGAAAAGTTCGGCGAATACGCCAGTCTGGGGGTATTGAAAAACCTGGATCCCTACCTCCGGCAGGATGACAGCTGTTCGGAATCGGATTTCTTTCCCGCCGCTGTCCAGTCCGGAAAATATCAGTATTCGCAATATGCCCTTCCTTATATGATGAATCCCCGTCTCATGTTCGTGAATGTCTCTTTGCTGAAGGAGGAAGGACTGAAGGTCCCGGAGGAATCCTGGACGCCGGAACAGTTCCTGGCTCTGTGCAGGCAGCTGACCAGGGATCTGAATCACGACGGCACCCCGGATCAGTACGGTGTGGTGGATTACGACTGGCTGGATCTGGCAGAAGCCAGCGGTCTGGACCTCTTCTCCGATGACGGCCACAACGTGGATCTCAGGGGCGATCAGGTGCGGAAAGTGACAGAAACCTATCGGCAGCTGACGGAGTTCATGGGCAGTCAGACAGAGCGGGAGGTGCTCATGGAGGCCGGGCGGGTGGCTTTTGCTCCAATGTCTTATGCGGAGTTCATCACCTACAATCCCTGGCCCTGGAAAGTGAAGAAGTATTCCGGGTTTGACTGGATCTGCATCAGTCTTCCCCAGGCAGCGGACCGGACCATCCGCTATGCCGGGAATAGTCTGGTCATGGGCATGAGCGCCGGGACCCGTGACGGAGAACTGGCCTGGGATCTCATGAAGGAATTCTGTGTGAATCAGACAACTCAGACAGGCATCCTGGAGCATTCTCAGGGAATGTGTGTGCTGCAGACTGACAAGTCTTTGCTGGATGCATTTCTGGATGATTCCGGGCTGTCCGGCGATACGGTGCGGGCGATCATGAACCAGGAAGGGACCAGAGTGCGGTTCTCAAAATATGAATCTGCCAGAGAACAGCTGGCAGACCGGATGGAAAAAGCCGCGGCTGATCCGGAAGATCTGGACCTGCAGCTGGTGGAAATCGAGGAGACAATTCGTTCCTATCTGCGCAGCTGA